From Caballeronia insecticola, a single genomic window includes:
- the rplR gene encoding 50S ribosomal protein L18: MDKTQSRLRRARQTRIKIAELQVARLAVHRTNTHIYAQVFSACGTKVLASASTLEAEVRAELADKSGKGGNVNAATLIGKRIAEKAKAAGIESVAFDRSGFRYHGRVKALADAAREAGLKF, encoded by the coding sequence ATGGATAAGACTCAATCTCGCCTGCGCCGCGCTCGTCAGACGCGTATCAAGATCGCTGAGCTGCAGGTCGCGCGTCTCGCCGTGCATCGCACGAATACGCATATCTACGCGCAAGTGTTCTCGGCGTGCGGCACGAAGGTGCTGGCTAGCGCCTCGACGCTGGAAGCCGAAGTGCGCGCTGAGCTGGCTGACAAGTCGGGCAAGGGCGGCAACGTCAACGCTGCAACCCTGATCGGCAAGCGTATCGCCGAAAAGGCCAAGGCTGCCGGCATCGAATCCGTCGCCTTTGACCGCTCGGGTTTCCGCTACCACGGCCGCGTGAAGGCGCTGGCTGATGCGGCGCGCGAAGCCGGGCTCAAGTTCTAA
- the rpsE gene encoding 30S ribosomal protein S5 — translation MAKMQAKVQADERDDGLREKMISVNRVTKVVKGGRILGFAALTVVGDGDGRVGMGKGKAKEVPVAVQKAMEQARRNMFKVPLKNGTLQHEVHGKHGASAVLLAPAKDGTGVIAGGPMRAVFDVMGVQNVVAKSHGSTNPYNLVRATLDGLRKQSTPSDIAAKRGKSVEDILG, via the coding sequence ATGGCAAAGATGCAAGCGAAAGTTCAGGCTGACGAACGCGACGACGGCCTGCGCGAAAAGATGATTTCGGTCAACCGCGTGACCAAGGTCGTGAAGGGTGGCCGGATTCTCGGTTTCGCCGCACTGACCGTGGTTGGCGACGGTGATGGCCGCGTCGGCATGGGCAAGGGCAAAGCGAAGGAAGTTCCGGTTGCCGTTCAGAAGGCAATGGAACAAGCCCGCCGCAACATGTTCAAGGTACCGCTCAAGAACGGTACGTTGCAACACGAAGTGCACGGCAAGCATGGTGCTTCCGCGGTCCTCCTCGCTCCGGCGAAGGATGGTACTGGCGTGATCGCCGGCGGCCCGATGCGCGCAGTGTTCGACGTGATGGGCGTGCAGAACGTGGTGGCCAAGAGCCACGGTTCGACGAACCCGTACAACCTCGTTCGTGCAACGCTCGACGGCCTGCGCAAGCAGTCCACGCCGAGCGACATCGCGGCGAAGCGCGGCAAGTCCGTCGAAGATATTTTGGGCTAA
- the rpsH gene encoding 30S ribosomal protein S8 translates to MSMSDPIADMLTRIRNAQMVEKVSVTMPSSKVKVAIAQVLKDEGYIDDFAVKADGAKIELNIALKYYAGRPVIERLERVSKPGLRVYRGRNDIPQVMNGLGVAIVSTPKGVMTDRKARQNGVGGEVICYVA, encoded by the coding sequence ATGAGCATGAGTGATCCTATCGCCGATATGCTGACTCGCATCCGCAATGCGCAGATGGTCGAGAAGGTTTCGGTGACTATGCCCTCGTCGAAAGTCAAGGTTGCGATTGCGCAGGTTTTGAAGGACGAAGGTTATATCGACGACTTCGCAGTGAAGGCTGATGGCGCGAAGATCGAATTGAATATCGCGTTGAAGTACTACGCTGGCCGTCCGGTGATCGAGCGTCTCGAACGCGTCTCGAAGCCTGGTCTGCGTGTGTACCGCGGTCGCAACGACATTCCGCAGGTCATGAACGGCCTGGGCGTTGCCATCGTATCGACGCCGAAGGGTGTGATGACCGACCGCAAGGCGCGCCAGAACGGCGTCGGCGGCGAAGTCATCTGCTACGTCGCTTAA
- the rplO gene encoding 50S ribosomal protein L15 translates to MELNNLKPAEGAKHAKRRVGRGIGSGLGKTAGRGHKGQKSRSGGFHKVGFEGGQMPLQRRLPKRGFTSLTKEFVGQVRLTDLEKLPVDEIDLLALKQAGLVGELIKSAKIIKTGEITRKVTVKGLTATKGARAAIEAAGGSFAE, encoded by the coding sequence ATGGAATTGAATAACCTTAAGCCGGCTGAAGGCGCGAAGCACGCAAAGCGCCGCGTCGGTCGCGGCATCGGTTCGGGCCTCGGCAAGACCGCGGGTCGCGGCCACAAGGGTCAGAAATCGCGTTCGGGCGGCTTTCACAAGGTCGGCTTCGAAGGCGGTCAGATGCCTCTGCAGCGTCGTCTGCCGAAGCGTGGCTTTACCTCGCTGACGAAGGAATTCGTCGGTCAGGTGCGCCTGACTGATCTGGAAAAGCTGCCGGTCGACGAAATCGATCTGTTGGCGTTGAAGCAAGCGGGTCTGGTCGGCGAGCTCATCAAGAGCGCGAAGATCATCAAGACCGGCGAGATCACGCGCAAGGTCACGGTGAAGGGCCTGACGGCAACGAAGGGCGCCCGTGCTGCAATCGAAGCCGCTGGCGGCTCGTTCGCCGAGTAA
- the rplF gene encoding 50S ribosomal protein L6, with translation MSRVGKSPITLPQGAEVAVKGDVITVKGPLGTISQPGNKLVSVTNENGTLKLAPNDESREANAMSGTMRALVANMVHGVTKGFERKLTLVGVGYRAQAQGDKLNLSLGFSHPVVHQMPEGIKAETPTQTEIVIKGIDKQKVGQVAAEVRGYRPPEPYKGKGVRYADEVVILKETKKK, from the coding sequence ATGTCTCGAGTAGGTAAAAGCCCGATTACGCTGCCGCAAGGCGCGGAAGTGGCCGTCAAGGGCGACGTCATCACCGTGAAGGGTCCGCTCGGCACGATCTCGCAACCGGGCAACAAGCTCGTGAGCGTGACGAACGAGAACGGTACGCTGAAACTCGCTCCGAACGATGAAAGCCGTGAAGCGAACGCGATGTCCGGCACGATGCGCGCCTTGGTGGCGAACATGGTGCATGGCGTCACCAAGGGTTTCGAGCGCAAGCTGACGCTGGTTGGCGTCGGTTATCGTGCACAAGCGCAAGGCGACAAGCTGAACCTGTCGCTGGGTTTCTCGCACCCCGTGGTGCACCAGATGCCGGAAGGCATTAAGGCTGAAACCCCGACGCAGACCGAAATCGTGATCAAGGGGATCGACAAGCAGAAGGTCGGCCAAGTCGCGGCGGAAGTTCGTGGCTATCGTCCGCCGGAGCCCTATAAGGGCAAGGGTGTGCGCTATGCCGACGAGGTCGTGATCCTCAAAGAAACGAAGAAGAAGTAA
- the rpmD gene encoding 50S ribosomal protein L30: MSEKTVKIQLVKSLIGTRETHRATVRGLGLRRLNSVSELQDTPAVRGMINKVSYLVKVIG, encoded by the coding sequence ATGTCTGAGAAAACTGTCAAGATTCAGCTCGTCAAGAGCCTGATCGGGACCCGCGAAACGCACCGCGCAACGGTGCGTGGCCTCGGCCTGCGTCGCCTCAACTCGGTGAGCGAGCTGCAGGACACGCCGGCAGTGCGCGGGATGATCAACAAGGTTTCGTACCTCGTTAAGGTCATCGGCTAA